One part of the Micrococcus sp. 2A genome encodes these proteins:
- a CDS encoding PhoX family phosphatase → MLKRLLPMSGHTRGNRSAVTCELKCGNACSHPIPNTSDNATFQQIAETAISRRSALMGGTGLAAAVVIGANMAQAPEALADNGNHPTGGGKLDFTAIKPVPRTVDDVTVPEGYEWGTIIRWGDPLFKDSEEFDIQHQTGKSAAGQFGYNNDYLNIVSDGGNDRSGYLVSNHEYTNENIMFSPEYIISHRKDVVDAGIQSHGLSVVELERAKRGQKWEYVQGGRRNRRITGTTPFKVTGPAAGHALLKTVEDPTGTRVLGTLNNCAGGTTPWGTVLSGEENFNQYFKGRGTAEEKRYGIGTKATQRGWELFYDRFDLTKDGYENEANRFGWVVEVDPEDPTSTPVKHTLLGRFKHEAGTAVLSGDGRAVVYSGDDERHDYLYKFVSAKKFVEGDKKHNMRLLDEGTLYVAKFKGDSPKSEIDGKGTLPSDGAFDGAGEWIALATDKKSLVPGMSLAEVLVYTRLAADKMGATKLDRPEDVETNPVNGKVYMALTNNTKRTEVDEANPVVGNRDGHVVELTEKGGDHTATTFNWVILLLAGDPAVSSSAYFAGYPKELVSPISCPDNVAFDSEGNLWISTDGQPGTIGLADALHKVTLDGPERGRVEQFLAVPRDAETCGPVIHDRDNSVFVNVQHPGEDGNWGAHTSYFPDFLSPAGPVQVGDKVAAPRPSVVQVFNVTGNNGVGKGSGKEKGNKGKGSNGHGNSAFGHAQGNGPKK, encoded by the coding sequence ATGCTCAAGCGCCTCCTGCCCATGTCTGGTCATACCCGCGGCAACCGTTCGGCTGTCACCTGCGAGCTCAAGTGCGGCAACGCGTGCTCGCACCCGATCCCGAACACCTCGGACAACGCCACGTTCCAGCAGATCGCCGAGACCGCGATCTCCCGTCGCTCGGCCCTCATGGGCGGCACCGGCCTGGCCGCCGCCGTCGTGATCGGCGCGAACATGGCCCAGGCCCCCGAGGCCCTGGCGGACAACGGCAACCACCCCACCGGCGGCGGCAAGCTGGACTTCACGGCCATCAAGCCCGTCCCGCGCACCGTGGACGACGTCACGGTCCCCGAGGGCTACGAGTGGGGCACGATCATCCGCTGGGGCGACCCGCTCTTCAAGGACTCCGAGGAGTTCGACATCCAGCACCAGACGGGGAAGTCGGCGGCCGGCCAGTTCGGCTACAACAACGACTACCTGAACATCGTCTCCGACGGCGGCAACGACCGCTCCGGCTACCTCGTGTCCAACCACGAGTACACCAACGAGAACATCATGTTCTCCCCGGAGTACATCATCTCCCACCGCAAGGACGTGGTGGACGCCGGCATCCAGTCGCACGGCCTGTCCGTGGTGGAGCTGGAGCGCGCCAAGCGCGGCCAGAAGTGGGAGTACGTGCAGGGGGGCCGTCGCAACCGCCGCATCACCGGCACCACCCCCTTCAAGGTCACCGGCCCGGCCGCCGGCCACGCCCTGCTGAAGACCGTCGAGGACCCCACCGGCACCCGCGTGCTGGGCACCCTCAACAACTGCGCCGGCGGCACCACGCCGTGGGGCACCGTGCTCTCCGGCGAGGAGAACTTCAACCAGTACTTCAAGGGCCGCGGCACCGCCGAGGAGAAGCGCTACGGCATCGGCACCAAGGCCACGCAGCGCGGCTGGGAGCTCTTCTACGACCGTTTCGACCTCACCAAGGACGGCTACGAGAACGAGGCCAACCGCTTCGGCTGGGTCGTCGAGGTCGACCCTGAGGACCCCACCTCCACCCCGGTGAAGCACACCCTCCTGGGCCGCTTCAAGCACGAGGCCGGCACCGCAGTCCTCTCCGGCGACGGCCGCGCCGTGGTCTACTCGGGCGACGACGAGCGCCACGACTACCTCTACAAGTTCGTCTCCGCGAAGAAGTTCGTCGAGGGCGACAAGAAGCACAACATGCGCCTCCTGGACGAGGGCACCCTCTACGTGGCCAAGTTCAAGGGCGACTCCCCGAAGTCCGAGATCGACGGCAAGGGCACCCTGCCCTCCGACGGCGCGTTCGACGGCGCCGGCGAGTGGATCGCCCTGGCGACCGACAAGAAGTCCCTCGTGCCCGGCATGTCCCTGGCCGAGGTCCTCGTCTACACCCGCCTCGCCGCGGACAAGATGGGCGCCACCAAGTTGGACCGCCCGGAGGACGTGGAGACCAACCCGGTCAACGGCAAGGTCTACATGGCGCTGACCAACAACACGAAGCGCACCGAGGTGGACGAGGCCAACCCGGTCGTGGGCAACCGCGACGGCCACGTCGTCGAGCTGACCGAGAAGGGCGGCGACCACACCGCCACGACGTTCAACTGGGTCATCCTGCTGCTCGCCGGCGATCCGGCGGTCTCCTCCTCGGCCTACTTCGCCGGGTACCCCAAGGAGCTCGTGTCCCCGATCTCCTGCCCGGACAACGTGGCGTTCGACTCCGAGGGCAACCTCTGGATCTCCACCGACGGCCAGCCCGGCACGATCGGCCTCGCCGACGCCCTCCACAAGGTCACCCTGGACGGCCCGGAGCGCGGCCGCGTCGAGCAGTTCCTCGCCGTCCCCCGTGACGCCGAGACCTGCGGCCCGGTCATCCACGACCGCGACAACTCCGTGTTCGTCAACGTCCAGCACCCGGGCGAGGACGGCAACTGGGGCGCCCACACGTCCTACTTCCCGGACTTCCTGTCCCCGGCCGGCCCCGTGCAGGTCGGCGACAAGGTCGCGGCCCCCCGTCCCTCCGTCGTGCAGGTCTTCAACGTGACCGGCAACAACGGCGTGGGCAAGGGCTCCGGCAAGGAGAAGGGCAACAAGGGCAAGGGCAGCAACGGCCACGGCAACTCCGCCTTCGGCCACGCGCAGGGCAACGGCCCCAAGAAGTGA
- a CDS encoding HIT domain-containing protein has protein sequence MSGPEDTTRGGAPALRSHAPEGYACPFCGLVAGNVADPGNRCELGDTVYQDEDLLVLIACDGFGEHEGHAMVCPAAHHENLYELPSRVLQRIALMEKQVALAMKAAWSPDGISTRQHNEPAGNQHVWHYHLHVFPRYEGDLLYRQLRHAVAPEVRERKARELAAALDPAPTFLD, from the coding sequence ATGAGCGGGCCCGAGGACACCACGCGAGGCGGCGCCCCCGCCCTGCGCTCGCACGCCCCCGAGGGGTACGCCTGCCCGTTCTGCGGGCTCGTGGCCGGGAACGTGGCGGACCCGGGCAACCGCTGCGAGCTCGGGGACACCGTCTACCAGGACGAGGACCTCCTCGTGCTGATCGCGTGCGACGGCTTCGGCGAGCACGAGGGGCACGCCATGGTGTGCCCCGCCGCGCACCACGAGAACCTCTACGAGCTGCCCTCCCGTGTGCTTCAGCGGATCGCCCTGATGGAGAAGCAGGTGGCGCTGGCCATGAAGGCGGCCTGGAGCCCGGACGGGATCTCCACGCGCCAGCACAACGAGCCCGCCGGCAACCAGCACGTGTGGCACTACCACCTGCACGTCTTCCCCCGCTACGAGGGCGACCTGCTCTACCGGCAGCTGCGCCACGCCGTCGCCCCCGAGGTCCGGGAGCGCAAGGCCCGGGAGCTGGCCGCCGCACTCGACCCCGCGCCGACGTTCCTCGACTGA
- the menD gene encoding 2-succinyl-5-enolpyruvyl-6-hydroxy-3-cyclohexene-1-carboxylic-acid synthase, whose product MTSADSLSVARAVAAALTDAGMRDAVICPGSRSAPLVYALADLERQGRIRLHVRVDERAAGFLAHGLSLASGRPVGVLTTSGTAVGNLLPALMESFHAGTRLVALTADRPAELHGSGANQTTEQDGIFGHHTRFSATIEADPAAGRSAQQHLNEAGATVRQALLAADGFVCDPDAGCPATREAAVHVRDAPAGPVHLNLRFRAPLVPDPREAADMGARIPARTPPCPDADHGLPDLSADSRALPAVGDVRRDAAARAPWRPAGADLSGLPDLDASRLRERRTVVLACHGAGPVAAAFAVSLGLPLLAEPSSNARFSVNAVAAYPALIGSHGGRGADSHPLAGRIERVVLFGRPTLTRSVTALLARPDVETAILLTEPAPWFEVGRRAERVVGSLAELASFAGQGEPGWLAAWQTASMRAQAAVEDVVLDEDTAHGLSPQSVAQVCASVTRGPLVLGSSSLIRDVDLAWRPPTLAHVHVYANRGLAGIDGTVSTAMGIALGTGRRTVALLGDLTALHDAGGLLVGTTEADPDVDLVVVNDTGGAIFAGLEHGTVARAPGMAGAVERFFGTPHAVDLEGLAAAYGVPYVCAADRVGLVHLLAVPVRGRRLVEVRCDRTERPRVAASIAAAVRSTFPDPASEPASPEEAAR is encoded by the coding sequence ATGACTTCCGCCGACTCCCTCTCCGTGGCGCGCGCCGTCGCCGCCGCCCTGACCGACGCCGGGATGAGGGACGCGGTGATCTGCCCCGGCTCCCGCTCCGCGCCCCTCGTGTACGCGCTGGCCGACCTCGAACGGCAGGGCCGGATCCGGCTGCACGTGCGGGTGGACGAGCGCGCGGCGGGCTTCCTCGCCCACGGGCTCTCCCTGGCCTCGGGCCGCCCCGTGGGGGTGCTCACGACGTCGGGCACGGCGGTCGGGAACCTCCTGCCCGCCCTCATGGAGTCCTTCCACGCCGGCACCCGCCTCGTGGCCCTCACGGCGGACCGGCCCGCGGAGCTGCACGGCTCGGGCGCCAACCAGACCACCGAGCAGGACGGCATCTTCGGGCACCACACCCGCTTCTCGGCCACCATCGAGGCGGATCCCGCGGCGGGCCGTTCTGCGCAGCAGCACCTGAACGAGGCCGGGGCCACCGTGCGCCAGGCCCTGCTGGCGGCGGACGGCTTCGTGTGCGACCCCGACGCCGGGTGCCCGGCCACGCGGGAGGCCGCCGTCCACGTCCGTGACGCCCCCGCGGGACCGGTGCACCTGAACCTGCGCTTCCGCGCCCCGCTGGTGCCGGACCCCCGGGAGGCCGCGGACATGGGCGCCCGCATCCCCGCGCGGACGCCCCCGTGCCCGGACGCCGACCACGGGCTGCCGGACCTCTCGGCCGACTCCCGCGCGCTGCCCGCCGTCGGCGACGTGCGCCGCGACGCCGCGGCCCGGGCCCCGTGGCGACCGGCCGGCGCGGACCTGTCCGGCCTGCCCGACCTCGACGCCTCCCGGCTGCGGGAGCGGCGCACCGTGGTGCTCGCCTGCCACGGCGCCGGTCCGGTGGCGGCCGCGTTCGCCGTCTCCCTGGGCCTGCCGCTGCTGGCCGAGCCCAGCTCGAACGCCCGGTTCTCCGTCAACGCGGTGGCGGCCTATCCAGCGCTGATCGGCTCCCACGGCGGGCGCGGCGCGGACAGCCACCCGCTGGCCGGGCGCATCGAGCGCGTCGTGCTCTTCGGCCGCCCCACGCTCACCCGCTCCGTCACGGCGCTGCTCGCACGCCCGGACGTGGAGACCGCGATCCTCCTGACCGAGCCCGCCCCGTGGTTCGAGGTGGGCCGCCGCGCCGAGCGGGTCGTGGGCTCCCTCGCGGAGCTCGCGTCCTTCGCGGGTCAGGGCGAGCCAGGGTGGCTCGCCGCATGGCAGACGGCCTCGATGCGCGCCCAGGCCGCGGTGGAGGACGTCGTGCTGGACGAGGACACCGCGCACGGGCTCAGCCCGCAGAGCGTCGCCCAGGTGTGCGCGTCCGTGACACGGGGTCCGCTCGTGCTGGGATCCTCGTCCCTGATCCGGGACGTGGACCTCGCGTGGCGGCCCCCGACACTGGCCCACGTGCACGTGTACGCCAACCGCGGCCTCGCCGGGATCGACGGGACGGTGTCCACCGCCATGGGGATCGCCCTGGGCACGGGCCGCCGCACCGTCGCCCTCCTGGGCGACCTCACGGCGCTGCACGACGCCGGCGGGCTGCTGGTGGGGACCACAGAGGCCGACCCGGACGTGGACCTCGTGGTGGTCAACGACACGGGCGGCGCGATCTTCGCCGGCCTCGAGCACGGCACCGTGGCACGGGCCCCGGGGATGGCCGGCGCCGTGGAGCGCTTCTTCGGCACCCCGCACGCCGTGGACCTGGAGGGCCTGGCTGCCGCGTACGGCGTGCCGTACGTCTGCGCCGCGGACCGGGTGGGGCTCGTGCACCTCCTCGCGGTCCCGGTGCGCGGCCGACGGCTCGTGGAGGTCCGCTGCGACCGCACCGAGCGCCCGCGCGTGGCCGCCTCGATCGCCGCCGCCGTGCGCTCCACCTTCCCGGACCCCGCGTCCGAGCCCGCCAGCCCCGAGGAGGCCGCCCGATGA
- a CDS encoding FAD-dependent oxidoreductase, translating into MTERPDRPLRIAIVGAGPAGVYTADILTKEERDFQVSIDLFDRYPAPFGLIRYGVAPDHPRIKGIITALHKVMDRGDIRFLGNVDYGTDLTLEDLRRHYDAVVFSTGAVRDASLDVPGVELEGSFGGADFASWYDGHPDVPREWPMDATEVAVIGNGNVALDVARILSKHADDLLVTEIPENVYRALTSSPVTDVHVFGRRGPAQVKFTPLELRELAHSRDVDIVLYEEDFDFDAGSEKAIAENNQVRTMVGTLTNWLMEQEDRTEQASRRLHLHFLQAPEAFLDADGDGRLDGLRMRRMELDGEGGVRPTEETADYPVQAVYRAVGYFGSPVDGVEFDDARGVIPNAEGRVLDADGNAVPGLYASGWIKRGPVGLIGHTKGDSLETIQHLIEDVDALWTAEDPSEDAVLALLAERGVPVTTWEGWHALDAHEKSLGAAATEAGPVARERVKVVDRDEMTRISRGE; encoded by the coding sequence GTGACCGAACGCCCTGACCGCCCGCTGCGCATCGCCATCGTGGGAGCCGGCCCCGCCGGCGTCTACACGGCGGACATCCTGACCAAGGAGGAGCGGGACTTCCAGGTCAGCATCGACCTCTTCGACCGCTACCCGGCCCCCTTCGGCCTCATCCGCTACGGGGTGGCCCCGGACCACCCGCGCATCAAGGGCATCATCACCGCCCTGCACAAGGTCATGGACCGCGGCGACATCCGCTTCCTCGGCAACGTGGACTACGGGACGGACCTCACCCTCGAGGACCTGCGCCGCCACTACGACGCCGTGGTGTTCTCCACCGGCGCGGTGCGCGATGCGAGCCTGGACGTGCCCGGCGTGGAGCTCGAGGGCTCGTTCGGCGGCGCCGACTTCGCGAGCTGGTACGACGGCCACCCGGACGTGCCGCGAGAGTGGCCGATGGACGCGACCGAGGTCGCGGTGATCGGCAACGGCAACGTGGCCCTGGACGTGGCCCGCATCCTCTCCAAGCACGCCGACGACCTCCTGGTCACGGAGATCCCCGAGAACGTGTACCGCGCGCTCACGTCCTCGCCGGTCACGGACGTGCACGTGTTCGGCCGCCGCGGCCCGGCGCAGGTGAAGTTCACCCCGCTGGAGCTGCGCGAGCTGGCCCACTCCCGCGACGTGGACATCGTGCTCTACGAGGAGGACTTCGACTTCGACGCCGGCTCGGAGAAGGCGATCGCGGAGAACAACCAGGTGCGCACCATGGTGGGCACGCTCACCAACTGGCTCATGGAGCAGGAGGATCGCACGGAGCAGGCCTCCCGCCGCCTCCACCTGCACTTCCTCCAGGCCCCGGAGGCGTTCCTCGACGCCGACGGCGACGGCCGCCTCGACGGTCTGCGCATGCGCCGCATGGAGCTGGACGGGGAGGGCGGGGTCCGCCCGACCGAGGAGACCGCGGACTACCCCGTGCAGGCCGTCTACCGCGCGGTGGGCTACTTCGGCTCGCCCGTGGACGGCGTGGAGTTCGACGACGCCCGCGGCGTCATCCCGAACGCCGAGGGCCGCGTGCTCGACGCGGACGGGAATGCCGTGCCGGGGCTCTACGCCTCAGGCTGGATCAAGCGCGGCCCCGTGGGCCTGATCGGCCATACGAAGGGCGACTCGCTCGAGACCATCCAGCACCTGATCGAGGACGTGGACGCCCTCTGGACCGCCGAGGACCCGTCCGAGGACGCGGTGCTCGCGCTGCTCGCCGAGCGCGGCGTCCCCGTGACCACGTGGGAGGGCTGGCATGCCCTCGACGCGCACGAGAAGTCCCTCGGCGCGGCGGCCACCGAGGCCGGCCCGGTGGCCCGCGAGCGCGTCAAGGTCGTGGACCGCGACGAGATGACGCGCATCAGCCGCGGGGAGTGA
- a CDS encoding polyprenyl synthetase family protein, with protein sequence MSTDHVGIALPPGFDHLAEHGRVLETVLSALEQVEAQLEEALAFDDEFSQTATAHLLAAGGKRVRPVLTVLAALLGDPELASGQVAPVGAQARQAAVVMELTHLATLYHDDVMDEAAVRRGAPAAHRLWGNAAAILAGDLIFARASQLMSELGPRAVRIQAETFERLVQGQLWETRGPSAGQDPIEHYYRVLGGKTGSLIAASGVLGALLGGADESAVAVMGEYGEKVGLAFQLADDLLDLTSTAETLGKTPGTDLRERVATLSTLLLDRAAASEDAAEAAAARRVKELVDGPLDDDAQLGAAVAALVAHPAFTRAWETTHDWADQAKAALAPLPDSVVKESLAGFADYVVDRAS encoded by the coding sequence GTGAGCACTGACCACGTCGGCATCGCCCTGCCCCCCGGATTCGACCACCTGGCCGAGCACGGCCGCGTGCTGGAGACCGTGCTGTCGGCCCTCGAGCAGGTGGAGGCGCAGCTGGAGGAGGCGCTCGCCTTCGACGACGAGTTCTCGCAGACCGCCACGGCCCACCTGCTGGCCGCCGGCGGCAAGCGCGTGCGTCCCGTGCTCACGGTGCTCGCCGCGCTGCTGGGCGATCCGGAGCTGGCCTCCGGGCAGGTGGCGCCCGTGGGCGCGCAGGCGCGCCAGGCCGCCGTCGTGATGGAGCTCACACACCTGGCCACCCTGTACCACGACGACGTGATGGACGAGGCGGCCGTGCGCCGCGGCGCGCCCGCCGCGCACCGGCTGTGGGGCAACGCGGCGGCCATCCTGGCGGGCGACCTGATCTTCGCGCGCGCCTCCCAGCTCATGAGCGAGCTCGGACCGCGCGCGGTGCGAATCCAGGCGGAGACCTTCGAGCGTCTCGTGCAGGGGCAGCTGTGGGAGACCCGCGGCCCGTCCGCCGGCCAGGACCCCATCGAGCACTACTACCGGGTGCTCGGCGGCAAGACCGGCTCGCTCATCGCGGCATCGGGCGTGCTCGGCGCGCTGCTCGGCGGGGCGGACGAGTCCGCCGTCGCGGTGATGGGGGAGTACGGGGAGAAGGTGGGCCTGGCCTTCCAGCTCGCCGACGACCTGCTGGACCTCACCAGCACCGCCGAGACGCTCGGCAAGACCCCCGGCACGGACCTGCGTGAGCGCGTGGCCACCCTGAGCACGCTGCTGCTGGACCGCGCCGCGGCGTCCGAGGACGCGGCCGAGGCCGCCGCGGCCCGCCGCGTGAAGGAGCTCGTGGACGGCCCCCTCGACGACGACGCTCAGCTGGGCGCCGCCGTCGCCGCGCTGGTGGCACACCCCGCGTTCACGCGGGCGTGGGAGACGACGCACGACTGGGCGGACCAGGCCAAGGCCGCGCTGGCGCCCCTGCCGGACTCCGTGGTGAAGGAGTCCCTCGCGGGGTTCGCCGACTACGTGGTGGACCGCGCGAGCTGA
- a CDS encoding geranylgeranyl reductase family protein → MTAQTPRPSSATGAADRPRRADVLISGGGPAGATAAAHLAAAGLDVVVLEKSAHPREKVCGDGLTPQAVRELQLLGVPHRGEAGDDGGWQRIRGLRLRAGRRGVDVPWPSTQTWPDYALTRTRRDFDAILVDLARERGATVLERHAVTGVTRDDAGRVDGLNAELIGENGRKTGESVTWHAPIVLSCDGVSARAAVSAGLHRREDRPMGVAVRAYYTAGAAVGGAAPALPGDRAEWMESWLRLPDEQGNPLPGYGWLFPLADGTVNVGLGILDTSPLFGTLDYRGLLTSWSGALTEDWGISEETRSSKILGAALPMAFNRTPQHVPGLLLVGDAAGMVSPFNGEGIGFAMEAARHAADLAVEALAAGSAVGADSVLARYPVLTQHLWGRHFALGARFARLIGDPRVMRAALGTGMAVPPLLRAVVKVMGNTVDAEGGDVVDRAVRLLEAATPSLTTADDPRLGRLAG, encoded by the coding sequence ATGACCGCACAGACCCCGCGCCCGTCGTCCGCCACGGGCGCCGCCGATCGGCCCCGCCGCGCGGACGTGCTCATCTCCGGCGGCGGCCCCGCCGGGGCCACCGCCGCCGCGCACCTGGCCGCCGCGGGCCTGGACGTGGTGGTGCTGGAGAAGTCCGCGCACCCTCGCGAGAAGGTGTGCGGCGACGGCCTCACTCCGCAGGCCGTCCGCGAGCTGCAGCTGCTCGGCGTGCCCCACCGCGGGGAGGCCGGCGACGACGGCGGCTGGCAGCGCATCCGCGGCCTGCGCCTGCGTGCGGGCCGGCGCGGGGTGGACGTGCCGTGGCCGAGCACGCAGACGTGGCCGGACTACGCCCTGACGCGCACCCGCCGGGACTTCGACGCCATCCTCGTGGACCTCGCCCGAGAGCGCGGTGCCACCGTGCTCGAGCGCCACGCCGTCACAGGCGTCACCCGGGACGACGCCGGACGCGTCGACGGGCTGAACGCCGAGCTGATCGGGGAGAATGGCCGCAAGACCGGCGAGAGCGTCACCTGGCACGCCCCGATCGTGCTCTCGTGCGACGGCGTCTCGGCCCGTGCGGCCGTCTCCGCGGGCCTGCACCGGCGCGAGGACCGCCCCATGGGCGTGGCCGTCCGCGCGTACTACACGGCCGGCGCGGCCGTGGGAGGCGCCGCCCCCGCCCTGCCGGGGGACCGGGCGGAGTGGATGGAGTCCTGGCTGCGCCTGCCGGACGAGCAGGGGAATCCGCTGCCCGGCTACGGCTGGCTCTTCCCGCTCGCCGACGGCACGGTGAACGTGGGGCTGGGCATCCTCGACACCTCGCCCCTGTTCGGGACGCTGGACTACCGCGGCCTGCTGACCTCGTGGTCCGGCGCGCTGACCGAGGACTGGGGGATCTCGGAGGAGACCCGGTCCTCGAAGATCCTCGGCGCGGCCCTGCCGATGGCCTTCAACCGCACGCCCCAGCACGTGCCCGGGCTGCTGCTCGTGGGCGACGCCGCCGGCATGGTCTCCCCGTTCAACGGAGAGGGCATCGGCTTCGCGATGGAGGCCGCCCGCCACGCCGCGGACCTGGCGGTGGAGGCGCTCGCGGCGGGCAGCGCCGTCGGTGCGGACAGCGTGCTGGCCCGCTACCCCGTGCTCACGCAGCACCTGTGGGGCCGCCACTTCGCCCTCGGCGCCCGCTTCGCCCGCCTGATCGGCGACCCGCGCGTGATGCGCGCCGCGCTCGGCACGGGCATGGCCGTCCCTCCGCTGCTGCGTGCCGTGGTCAAGGTCATGGGCAACACGGTGGACGCGGAGGGAGGCGACGTCGTCGACCGTGCCGTCCGCCTCCTCGAGGCGGCCACCCCGTCGCTCACCACGGCGGACGACCCGCGGTTGGGTAGGCTGGCCGGGTGA
- a CDS encoding o-succinylbenzoate synthase encodes MTSPDPAQPDRAQPGPDGLHPPPSLPPLPGAPGGCALPSVEELLADAVAVELPMTVRFRGTTARQALLLRGPAGWAEFSPFPEYGPEESSRWLAAAVEAGWQGWPAPVRDAVPVNATVPAVGAAEVEDVLERFGPVPAVKVKVAEHRPGGGLVAGGHAADLARVRRVRELLPEAAIRIDANAGWTEDEALHMLTELADVGLEYAEQPVPGIAPLARVRRALRERGVATPIAADEAVRKEDDPLAVAAAGAADLIVVKVQPLGGVRRAAAIVAAAGLPAVVSSALDTSVGLAGGAALAAHLPSLPHACGLGTAALFADDVVAPPWRPVDGTLPAPGVRAPEPDPSALRRLQLDREGRRRWAERVQHAHAVLAQISG; translated from the coding sequence ATGACGTCGCCTGACCCCGCGCAGCCGGACCGTGCGCAGCCCGGCCCCGACGGCCTGCACCCCCCTCCGTCCCTCCCGCCCCTGCCCGGTGCCCCCGGTGGCTGCGCCCTGCCCTCGGTGGAGGAGCTGCTGGCCGACGCGGTGGCCGTGGAGCTGCCCATGACGGTGCGCTTCCGGGGCACCACCGCGCGCCAGGCTCTCCTGCTGCGGGGGCCCGCGGGATGGGCCGAGTTCTCCCCGTTCCCCGAGTACGGCCCGGAGGAGTCCTCCCGGTGGCTCGCGGCGGCTGTCGAGGCCGGCTGGCAGGGCTGGCCGGCGCCGGTGCGGGACGCGGTGCCCGTCAACGCGACCGTCCCCGCCGTGGGGGCGGCCGAGGTCGAGGACGTCCTCGAGCGCTTCGGCCCCGTGCCCGCGGTGAAGGTCAAGGTGGCCGAGCACCGCCCCGGCGGCGGCCTGGTGGCGGGCGGCCACGCGGCCGACCTCGCCCGGGTGCGGCGGGTGCGCGAGCTGCTCCCGGAGGCCGCGATTCGCATCGACGCCAACGCCGGCTGGACCGAGGACGAGGCGCTGCACATGCTCACCGAGCTGGCCGACGTCGGCCTCGAGTACGCCGAGCAGCCCGTGCCGGGCATCGCCCCGCTGGCCCGTGTGCGCCGCGCCCTGCGCGAGCGCGGCGTCGCCACCCCGATCGCCGCCGACGAGGCCGTCCGCAAGGAGGACGACCCGCTGGCCGTGGCCGCGGCGGGCGCGGCCGACCTGATCGTGGTCAAGGTGCAGCCCCTCGGCGGAGTGCGGCGCGCCGCGGCGATCGTGGCGGCGGCGGGGCTGCCCGCCGTCGTCTCCTCGGCCCTGGACACCTCCGTGGGACTGGCCGGGGGAGCGGCCCTGGCCGCGCACCTGCCCTCCCTGCCGCACGCGTGCGGCCTGGGCACGGCGGCGCTGTTCGCCGACGACGTGGTCGCGCCCCCGTGGCGTCCGGTGGACGGGACGCTCCCCGCCCCCGGCGTCCGCGCTCCCGAACCGGACCCGAGCGCGCTGCGCCGACTGCAGCTGGACCGGGAGGGGCGGCGGCGGTGGGCCGAACGCGTGCAGCACGCTCACGCGGTCCTCGCACAGATCTCCGGCTGA
- the rarD gene encoding EamA family transporter RarD, with protein sequence MTASSPSAPDTGALPTVAPAAANDSRGLALGFTAYLLWGGMPLYMAATAPAGAVEIVVVRIGFALVFCLLLLTAMRRLPELRTALSSPARWGTTALAAGVIGVNWLVYAASVMSGNVLQASLGYFMNPLVNVLLGVLFLGERLRRLQWVAVGIAVLAVAVMTAALGAVPWLALVLAFSFGLYGFVKKRFPVPVHAVTTMTAETVVLLPVFAVGSVLLLQAGLLTTVTQGPGHFWLMAGLGVLTAVPLILFSSAAKSLSLTTLGMLQYIAPILQFLAAVTVLGEHMPLPRWIGFGLIWLSLIVFTVDQLHRSRLQRRAARAAVGNRP encoded by the coding sequence GTGACCGCCTCCTCGCCCTCCGCCCCGGACACGGGCGCCCTGCCCACGGTGGCTCCGGCTGCCGCCAACGACTCCCGCGGCCTCGCCCTGGGGTTCACGGCCTACCTCCTGTGGGGCGGGATGCCGCTCTACATGGCCGCCACCGCCCCGGCCGGCGCCGTGGAGATCGTGGTGGTCCGCATCGGCTTCGCCCTCGTGTTCTGCCTCCTGCTGCTGACCGCCATGCGGCGGCTGCCCGAGCTGCGCACCGCCCTGTCCTCCCCGGCCCGCTGGGGCACCACGGCGCTCGCCGCCGGCGTGATCGGCGTGAACTGGCTCGTCTACGCGGCCAGCGTGATGAGCGGGAACGTGCTGCAGGCCTCCCTCGGGTACTTCATGAACCCGCTGGTCAACGTGCTCCTCGGCGTGCTGTTCCTGGGCGAGCGCCTGCGCCGGCTCCAGTGGGTCGCCGTGGGGATCGCCGTGCTCGCCGTCGCCGTGATGACGGCGGCCCTCGGCGCCGTCCCCTGGCTCGCCCTGGTGCTGGCGTTCTCGTTCGGCCTGTACGGCTTCGTGAAGAAGCGCTTCCCCGTGCCGGTGCACGCGGTGACCACCATGACGGCGGAGACCGTGGTGCTCCTGCCCGTGTTCGCGGTGGGCTCGGTCCTGCTGCTCCAGGCCGGGCTGCTGACCACGGTGACCCAGGGCCCGGGGCACTTCTGGCTCATGGCCGGCCTGGGCGTCCTGACGGCCGTCCCCCTCATCCTCTTCTCCTCGGCGGCGAAGTCGCTCTCCCTCACCACGCTCGGGATGCTGCAGTACATCGCGCCCATCCTGCAGTTCCTGGCCGCCGTGACGGTGCTCGGCGAGCACATGCCGCTCCCCCGGTGGATCGGGTTCGGGCTGATCTGGCTCTCCCTGATCGTGTTCACGGTGGACCAGCTGCACCGCTCGCGCCTGCAGCGTCGGGCGGCCCGGGCCGCCGTCGGGAACCGCCCCTAG